From Glycine soja cultivar W05 chromosome 4, ASM419377v2, whole genome shotgun sequence, the proteins below share one genomic window:
- the LOC114409258 gene encoding queuine tRNA-ribosyltransferase catalytic subunit 1-like isoform X2, which produces MALTFEVLGRFNRARAARLTLPHFVCQTPLFMPVGTQGTIKGLTNSQLEEIGCQIILGNTYHLALRPTSELLDEVGGLHNFMNWKRALLTDSGGFQMVSLLHLADITEKGVTFQSPVDGKPMLLTPEESIQIQNRIGADIIMALDDVVKTTITGPRIEEAMYRTLRWIDRCIAAHKRPHDQNLFGIVQGGLDPILRDICVKGLVERNLPGYAIGGLSGGEDKNSFWRVVAQCTAALPEDKPRYVMGVGYPLDIVVCSALGADMYDCVYPTRTARFGTALVPEGVLKLKHKAMADDTRPIDPTCPCMVCKNYSRAYIHCLVTKDAMGSQLLSYHNLYYMLQLSRNLHSSIVEGRFPEFVCDFLRKMFPKGDVPEWVCDAMEVAGIDISSCCAPFPSCQEDDSKNMPEEVSLVR; this is translated from the exons ATGGCGCTTACTTTTGAG GTTCTTGGCAGATTCAACCGTGCTCGCGCTGCGAGGTTGACACTCCCTCATTTTGTGTGCCAAACTCCGTTGTTTATGCCTGTGGGCACACAAG GAACAATAAAGGGATTGACAAATAGCCAGCTTGAGGAAATTGGTTGCCAAATAATACTTGGAAATACATATCACTTGGCCCTTAGGCCTACTTCTGAGCTTCTTGATGAAGTTGGTGGTCttcataattttatgaattgGAAGCGGGCTTTGCTTACAGACTCTGGTGGCTTTCAAATG GTTTCGCTGTTGCATCTTGCTGATATCACAGAAAAAGGTGTGACATTTCAG TCACCAGTAGATGGAAAACCAATGCTTCTAACACCTGAGGAATCAATTCAAATCCAA AATAGAATTGGAGCAGATATCATTATGGCTCTTGATGATGTTGTAAAGACCACCATTACTGGTCCAAGAATAGAGGAAGCTATGTATCGAACACTTAGATGGATAGACAGATGTATAGCAG CTCACAAGAGACCTCATGATCAGAACTTGTTTGGTATCGTGCAAGGTGGTTTAGATCCCATATTGAG GGATATCTGTGTCAAAGGTTTGGTGGAGCGCAATTTGCCTGG CTATGCTATTGGTGGTCTTTCAGGCGGTGaagataaaaattcattttggcGAGTTGTTGCTCAGTGCACTGCTGCTTTGCCAGAAGATAAACCACGATATGTTATG GGAGTTGGTTATCCACTTGATATTGTTGTTTGTAGTGCTTTGGGTGCTGATATGTATGACTGTGTTTATCCTACCCGCACAGCACGCTTTGGCACTGCTCTCGTTCCTGAG GGagtattgaaactaaaacatAAAGCAATGGCCGATGACACCCGTCCAATTGATCCCACTTGCCCTTGTATG GTTTGCAAGAACTACAGCAGGGCTTACATCCATTGCCTTGTGACAAAAGATGCAATGGGGTCTCAACTTTTGTCATATCATAATTTATACTACATGTTGCAG CTCAGTAGGAATCTACACTCTTCAATAGTTGAAGGAAGGTTCCCAGA gtttgtatGCGACTTTCTACGCAAAATG TTCCCGAAAGGTGATGTTCCTGAATGGGTCTGCGATGCTATGGAGGTGGCTGGAATCGACATTTCTTCCTGCTGTGCTCCGTTTCCATCATGCCAAGAAGATGATTCCAAAAACATGCCCGAAGAAGTTAGTTTGGTGAGGTAA
- the LOC114409258 gene encoding queuine tRNA-ribosyltransferase catalytic subunit 1-like isoform X1 — protein sequence MFRGMSVEAPMSWCLCFKPKPNITNKVRAPQHPRSRQGYTTSITASQTNAMALTFEVLGRFNRARAARLTLPHFVCQTPLFMPVGTQGTIKGLTNSQLEEIGCQIILGNTYHLALRPTSELLDEVGGLHNFMNWKRALLTDSGGFQMVSLLHLADITEKGVTFQSPVDGKPMLLTPEESIQIQNRIGADIIMALDDVVKTTITGPRIEEAMYRTLRWIDRCIAAHKRPHDQNLFGIVQGGLDPILRDICVKGLVERNLPGYAIGGLSGGEDKNSFWRVVAQCTAALPEDKPRYVMGVGYPLDIVVCSALGADMYDCVYPTRTARFGTALVPEGVLKLKHKAMADDTRPIDPTCPCMVCKNYSRAYIHCLVTKDAMGSQLLSYHNLYYMLQLSRNLHSSIVEGRFPEFVCDFLRKMFPKGDVPEWVCDAMEVAGIDISSCCAPFPSCQEDDSKNMPEEVSLVR from the exons ATGTTTCGAGGGATGAGCGTGGAGGCTCCCATGAGCTGGTGTCTGTGTttcaaaccaaaaccaaacaTTACTAATAAGGTGCGAGCGCCGCAACACCCTCGTAGCCGCCAAG GATATACTACCTCTATTACTGCTTCCCAGACTAACGCGATGGCGCTTACTTTTGAG GTTCTTGGCAGATTCAACCGTGCTCGCGCTGCGAGGTTGACACTCCCTCATTTTGTGTGCCAAACTCCGTTGTTTATGCCTGTGGGCACACAAG GAACAATAAAGGGATTGACAAATAGCCAGCTTGAGGAAATTGGTTGCCAAATAATACTTGGAAATACATATCACTTGGCCCTTAGGCCTACTTCTGAGCTTCTTGATGAAGTTGGTGGTCttcataattttatgaattgGAAGCGGGCTTTGCTTACAGACTCTGGTGGCTTTCAAATG GTTTCGCTGTTGCATCTTGCTGATATCACAGAAAAAGGTGTGACATTTCAG TCACCAGTAGATGGAAAACCAATGCTTCTAACACCTGAGGAATCAATTCAAATCCAA AATAGAATTGGAGCAGATATCATTATGGCTCTTGATGATGTTGTAAAGACCACCATTACTGGTCCAAGAATAGAGGAAGCTATGTATCGAACACTTAGATGGATAGACAGATGTATAGCAG CTCACAAGAGACCTCATGATCAGAACTTGTTTGGTATCGTGCAAGGTGGTTTAGATCCCATATTGAG GGATATCTGTGTCAAAGGTTTGGTGGAGCGCAATTTGCCTGG CTATGCTATTGGTGGTCTTTCAGGCGGTGaagataaaaattcattttggcGAGTTGTTGCTCAGTGCACTGCTGCTTTGCCAGAAGATAAACCACGATATGTTATG GGAGTTGGTTATCCACTTGATATTGTTGTTTGTAGTGCTTTGGGTGCTGATATGTATGACTGTGTTTATCCTACCCGCACAGCACGCTTTGGCACTGCTCTCGTTCCTGAG GGagtattgaaactaaaacatAAAGCAATGGCCGATGACACCCGTCCAATTGATCCCACTTGCCCTTGTATG GTTTGCAAGAACTACAGCAGGGCTTACATCCATTGCCTTGTGACAAAAGATGCAATGGGGTCTCAACTTTTGTCATATCATAATTTATACTACATGTTGCAG CTCAGTAGGAATCTACACTCTTCAATAGTTGAAGGAAGGTTCCCAGA gtttgtatGCGACTTTCTACGCAAAATG TTCCCGAAAGGTGATGTTCCTGAATGGGTCTGCGATGCTATGGAGGTGGCTGGAATCGACATTTCTTCCTGCTGTGCTCCGTTTCCATCATGCCAAGAAGATGATTCCAAAAACATGCCCGAAGAAGTTAGTTTGGTGAGGTAA
- the LOC114409260 gene encoding uncharacterized protein LOC114409260 codes for MTHIPNDNVAFNIIMANLRIRPPSKDKDIIGRFMPNNGCCKKHPNHRQSPGVCSLCLRHKLSQLSSASMRKTTLISSCRSSSTSSSLSSYCSSSSSSCASPTLPFPFHKDSKSGSNSVSIFLLSAKHGGVLKTGSMSVLATRRRTKGGGGDGDGDDRNKKKTGFWSKLLHPKTKSKRMDEIKGTKLVHSRSLIETRHI; via the coding sequence atgactcaCATTCCAAACGACAATGTAGCCTTCAACATTATTATGGCAAACCTTAGAATTAGACCACCTTCGAAGGACAAAGACATCATTGGGAGGTTCATGCCCAATAATGGTTGCTGCAAGAAGCACCCTAACCACCGCCAATCTCCTGGTGTCTGTTCTCTTTGTTTGAGACACAAGCTTTCTCAACTATCCTCAGCTTCTATGCGTAAAACAACATTGATTTCTTCGTGCCGTTCGTCTTCCACCTCTTCTTCTTTGTCCTCCTATtgctcctcttcctcctcttcttgCGCCTCTCCTACGCTTCCCTTCCCTTTTCACAAAGATTCTAAGAGTGGCTCCAATTCTGTTTCCATCTTTTTATTGAGCGCAAAGCATGGTGGAGTACTCAAAACTGGGTCAATGAGCGTTCTTGCAACAAGGAGAAGAACaaaaggtggtggtggtgatggtgatggtgatgaTCGTAATAAGAAGAAAACTGGGTTTTGGTCCAAGTTGCTTCATCCCAAAACCAAAAGCAAGAGAATGGATGAGATCAAAGGCACTAAGCTGGTTCATTCTAGGTCTCTAATAGAAACTAGACATATATAG
- the LOC114409259 gene encoding 39S ribosomal protein L41-A, mitochondrial-like, with the protein MPLGLILGIGRAFRRKRPSSLDILSSKRAPRGYYKGKNCKPTGFHTRKGGYVVMQEKLPNYVVPDLTDFKLKPYVSQCPIEANTSEASQTAK; encoded by the exons ATGCCTCTGGGACTCATCTTAGGAATAGGAAGGGCATTTCGAAGGAAGCGGCCATCTTCACTCGATATTCTATCATCAAAACGTGCTCCTCGTGGTTATTATAAGGGAAAGAATTGCAAGCCTACTGGTTTCCACACTCGCAAAG GTGGGTATGTGGTGATGCAAGAAAAATTGCCAAATTATGTAGTTCCTGATTTGACTGATTTCAAG CTCAAACCATACGTATCTCAGTGTCCTATAGAAGCGAATACCTCTGAAGCTTCCCAAACGGCTAAATAA